The Daucus carota subsp. sativus chromosome 2, DH1 v3.0, whole genome shotgun sequence genome includes a window with the following:
- the LOC108206843 gene encoding transcription factor DIVARICATA has protein sequence MEVLSPFSYLSSSSWLLEESKSTRWTAEENKLFENALAKFDKDTPDRWQKVAAMVPGKTVADVNRQYKVLEDDVSSIEAGLFPIPGYSQSTFTLEWGNSTLGFDGFKASFGANGNRSSGNKLSDQERKKGVPWTEEEHKLFLLGLKKYGKGDWRNISRNYVISRTPTQVASHAQKYFIRQHSGGKDKRRASIHDITMVNLNGNQSLSPDNKRPLMDPYKPLCQHENSTQMPGTPYQWNQPNNGAAAMAFNPTNERMFMSSYRLNSHGVKVEDHNFQTESDYESYLGSQDMVFQVQSGLQYRHG, from the exons ATGGAGGTTTTGTCACCATTTTCCTACTTATCAAGCTCAAGTTGGTTACTTGAAGAAAGTAAAAGCACTAGATGGACAGCGGAAGAGAACAAGTTGTTTGAGAATGCTCTGGCTAAGTTCGATAAGGATACTCCGGACAGATGGCAGAAAGTTGCAGCTATGGTTCCGGGGAAAACTGTGGCTGATGTAAATAGACAATATAAAGTACTGGAAGATGATGTGAGTAGTATTGAAGCAGGGTTGTTTCCGATTCCTGGTTATAGTCAATCTACTTTTACATTAGAATGGGGAAATAGTACTCTTGGTTTCGATGGATTCAAGGCTTCATTTGGTGCTAATGGAAATAGATCTTCCGGGAATAAACTGTCTGATCAAGAAAGGAAGAAGGGTGTCCCATGGACGGAAGAAGAGCATAA GCTGTTTCTTTTGGGGCTTAAGAAGTATGGGAAAGGGGACTGGAGAAATATTTCGCGTAACTATGTGATTAGTAGAACACCAACACAGGTTGCTAGCCATGCTCAGAAGTACTTCATCAGGCAACACTCGGGTGGGAAAGATAAAAGAAGAGCAAGTATTCATGATATAACAATGGTCAATCTCAATGGCAATCAAAGTCTGTCGCCAGATAACAAAAGACCATTGATGGACCCATATAAGCCGCTTTGTCAGCACGAGAATTCCACTCAGATGCCTGGAACACCTTACCAGTGGAACCAACCAAACAATGGAGCAGCAGCCATGGCTTTTAACCCCACAAATGAAAGAATGTTCATGTCTTCTTACAGGTTAAACTCACATGgagtcaaagtggaggatcataaTTTTCAGACAGAAAGTGATTATGAATCTTACTTGGGGTCTCAAGATATGGTTTTCCAGGTGCAATCAGGGCTGCAATATCGTCACGGTTAA
- the LOC108206357 gene encoding uncharacterized protein LOC108206357, whose product MVRKSLQPAKTGLSAIKSFNADKYLKKIGLGKEDHYFWGQVGKALLCTYALFGAAWLYNETSPLGWWTLKPKPKEEKELAHLYERREFPYPGDAEAMEEFIAKGGMIGTTIGPKGALETDKDSVNFQKQLQDKKFEHEAFKMWVRMRSEVVADLQNKGYEIE is encoded by the exons ATGGTTCGCAAAAGTCTTCAACCTGCCAAAACAG GTCTATCAGCAATTAAGTCGTTCAATGCCGATAAGTACCTAAAAAAGATAGGCCTAGGTAAGGAGGACCATTATTTCTGGGGGCAAGTAGGGAAGGCATTGTTATGCACATATGCATTGTTTGGCGCTGCATGGTTGTACAACGAAACATCGCCCCTTGGTTGGTGGACACTTAAGCCGAAACCCAAGGAAGAGAAAGAGTTGGCCCATCTGTATGAACGTCGGGAATTTCCATATCCGGGTGATGCTGAGGCGATGGAGGAGTTTATTGCCAAGGGTGGGATGATCGGGACAACTATTGGGCCGAAAGGGGCACTTGAAACAGATAAGGACTCGGTTAATTTTCAGAAGCAGTTGCAGGATAAGAAGTTTGAGCACGAAGCTTTTAAGATGTGGGTGAGGATGAGGAGTGAAGTTGTTGCAGACCTTCAAAATAAAGGGTATGAAATTGAGTGA
- the LOC108206356 gene encoding laccase-4 encodes MAVAWIRVLFMVVCLFPVLVQCRIRHYKFNVVMNNTTKLCSSKPIVTVNGLFPGPTVSAREGDRVLIKVVNHVKYNLSIHWHGIRQIRTGWADGPAYITQCPIQPGQSYVYNFTVTGQRGTLWWHAHILWLRATVHGAIVILPKPGVPYPFPAPDKEVVVLLGEWWKSDVEAVIKEATKSGLAPNVSDAHTINGHPGPVSTCLTQRGFNLPVDTGKTYMLRVINAALNEELFFKIANHKLTVVEVDAAYVKPFKTDTILIAPGQTTNVLVKANQESGKYLVAVSPFMDAPISVDNVTATATLHYSTAVPSSVTTTLTAPPPQNATALATKFSDSLRSLNSKKYPAQVPSEVDHSLLFTIGLGVNPCATCVNGSRVVADINNVTFVMPKINLLQAHYFKISGVFTDDFPGKPIMPYNYTGTQPKNFATVKATKLYRLAYNSTVELVLQGTGMVVPENHPIHLHGFNFFVVGRGVGNFKKKDRKKFNLVDPVERNTVGVPSGGWTAIRFRADNPGVWFMHCHLEVHTTWGLKMAFVVDNGEGPNESILPPPPDFPKC; translated from the exons ATGGCGGTAGCATGGATTCGAGTTCTGTTTATGGTGGTTTGCTTGTTTCCTGTGTTGGTTCAGTGCAGGATTCGGCATTACAAGTTCAAT GTGGTGATGAATAATACAACCAAGCTGTGCTCAAGCAAGCCCATAGTGACAGTAAATGGCCTTTTTCCTGGCCCAACTGTATCAGCAAGAGAAGGTGACAGAGTTCTTATCAAGGTGGTAAATCATGTCAAGTACAATCTCAGCATCCACTG GCATGGCATTCGTCAGATTCGGACTGGTTGGGCTGATGGTCCAGCATATATAACACAGTGCCCAATACAACCAGGCCAGAGTTATGTATACAATTTCACTGTAACAGGGCAAAGGGGCACCCTCTGGTGGCATGCACATATTCTATGGCTTAGGGCCACTGTCCATGGGGCTATAGTCATCTTACCTAAACCTGGAGTGCCTTACCCTTTTCCAGCACCAGATAAAGAAGTTGTGGTTCTATTAG GAGAATGGTGGAAATCTGATGTTGAGGCTGTGATTAAGGAAGCTACCAAATCAGGCTTAGCACCAAATGTCTCTGATGCCCACACTATTAATGGGCATCCGGGGCCTGTCTCAACCTGCTTAACACAAA GAGGATTCAATTTACCAGTAGACACTGGAAAAACCTACATGCTACGAGTCATCAACGCTGCTCTTAATGAAGAACTTTTCTTCAAAATCGCGAACCATAAGCTCACAGTAGTGGAAGTCGATGCTGCCTACGTAAAACCTTTCAAAACAGACACAATACTCATAGCCCCTGGCCAAACCACAAATGTCCTAGTCAAAGCAAATCAAGAAAGTGGCAAATACTTAGTTGCAGTTTCCCCATTCATGGACGCGCCAATATCAGTTGATAATGTAACTGCCACAGCAACCTTGCATTACTCCACCGCGGTACCCTCTAGTGTTACCACAACCTTAACCGCCCCACCACCTCAAAATGCCACTGCATTAGCTACTAAATTCAGTGACTCCCTCCGAAGCCTCAACTCAAAAAAATATCCAGCTCAAGTGCCATCAGAAGTTGATCATTCACTTCTTTTCACAATTGGGCTCGGAGTGAACCCTTGTGCCACATGTGTTAATGGAAGCAGAGTTGTAGCGGATATCAACAATGTGACATTTGTGATGCCGAAAATTAATCTTCTTCAAGCACATTACTTCAAAATCAGTGGAGTTTTTACTGATGACTTTCCTGGGAAGCCAATAATGCCATATAATTATACCGGAACACAGCCTAAAAATTTTGCAACAGTCAAAGCGACCAAACTTTACAGGCTCGCGTATAATTCAACCGTGGAGCTAGTGTTACAAGGTACAGGAATGGTAGTTCCTGAAAATCACCCAATTCATTTACATGGATTTAATTTCTTTGTTGTCGGAAGAGGAGTTGgaaatttcaagaaaaaagACCGCAAGAAGTTTAATCTTGTTGATCCTGTTGAGCGGAACACTGTTGGAGTTCCTTCGGGTGGATGGACTGCTATAAGATTCAGGGCGGACAATCCAG GTGTTTGGTTCATGCATTGCCATTTAGAAGTACATACCACATGGGGATTAAAAATGGCATTTGTTGTGGACAATGGGGAAGGCCCCAATGAGTCTATTTTACCACCCCCACCAGATTTTCCCAAGTGTTGA
- the LOC108207453 gene encoding uncharacterized protein LOC108207453 — protein MDIDKKNIQAFLWRVLNFVIEACYNIVQAYPKTSIGTITVLFLYVFLPLVLVFLVCCLIACGIGVVVYRVYFRDDLEGFDKIWGYKKTDEKSPITRENEMGKNVISLGQSEKPRRRKVNEKDGESYNAQRSNVEKDVGRRGGTNDDLFDKTAVVEEDLKEIREVNTHPGKKKARPPSRQTSEIVASPPFTSGSLEEGPDFSGVKGEDEDSSDDSDGHEDRNKAVEWSFDDQMNLSHVGNIEIERNTRLENLIARRRARKLLDIHVRNTLMRPATSDSRDRIPSIITARKNHFLSSGSELSPIPGSAPSVLLPMHKSPFDISFDPEKEKPIPTGESFEKEILADQQKEATFCRHESFGRNTFSPMKKSLQDRANHDFTFHHGPIDKNEISRVVHQPESSHGNEEDGTEVKQIVHEKINERSRSSSSSEEDIPLSGADKDKLLKSLSSLAQKDTDSERDEEVHVPYNTDRLLYEKTAGNSFFGEKRALHAPSNSLASDLQVEVSEVGSPHSTSSNEKSNIFDDYVNKEVTSGGEDMNESNMREINEVSEKDITDAGVSSTNHNLDSNASDLQPEKVVQQEESSSHSQPSHSADSIQGQTTDVQPDHHASSDAPDAPSKNDLEDSAKEVIANTSTFDKLKEAYPEEVNVVEESVVHNNDASESSKSREVIEPEAIAGVSAPVEGINSESLKEVSDEKDPSLLQDIPTQDREEGNASSHNDKSVTIENETHSKSESAKESGSDDKTIVVESDSTLIPNEAVVASEQVDLNGDSGKTMGHMEVKEQLDPHQGDLTVEGNIVSNDNETANSAAEEDIRPASEATKKDDNETIKNSAAEETASEASKDDNETVNSVPEANEKEPASVEETKSRTWKFF, from the exons ATGGATAttgataaaaagaatattcaagcTTTTCTATGGAGGGTTCTTAATTTTGTAATAGAAGCTTGTTATAACATTGTACAAGCATATCCGAAAACTTCTATTGGAACAATAACTGTCTTATTTTTGTATGTGTTTCTTCCCCTAGTCTTGGTGTTTCTGGTTTGCTGTTTAATTGCTTGTGGCATAGGTGTTGTTGTTTATAGAGTGTACTTTCGTGATGATCTTGAAGGATTTGATAAGATTTGGGGATATAAAAAAACGGATGAGAAGTCTCCGATTACTAGAGAAAATGAAATGGGTAAAAATGTTATTAGCTTGGGGCAAAGCGAGAAGCCTAGAAGAAGAAAAGTTAATGAAAAGGATGGAGAAAGTTATAATGCACAAAGAAGCAATGTGGAGAAAGATGTTGGACGTCGAGGTGGGACAAATGATGATTTGTTTGATAAAACTGCGGTGGTAGAGGAAGACTTGAAGGAAATAAGGGAGGTGAACACACATCCTGGTAAAAAGAAAGCAAGGCCTCCTTCGCGTCAGACTTCAGAAATTGTTGCATCTCCTCCATTCACTTCTGGTTCTCTGGAAGAGGGTCCAGATTTTTCTGGTGTTAAAGGGGAAGATGAAGATAGTTCAGATGACTCGGATGGACACGAGGATAGGAATAAGGCTGTAGAATGGAGTTTTGATGATCAAATGAATCTCTCACATGTTGGCAATATTGAGATAGAAAGGAACACAAGGCTGGAGAATTTGATTGCAAGACGGAGAGCTAGAAAGTTGTTGGATATACATGTTAGAAATACATTAATGAGACCTGCCACCAGTGACTCTCGGGATCGTATTCCTTCCATAATAACAGCAAGAAAGAACCATTTTCTTTCTTCCGGTTCTGAACTGTCACCGATTCCTGGTTCAGCACCTTCTGTTTTATTACCAATGCACAAAAGTCCTTTTGACATTTCTTTTGACCCAGAAAAGGAGAAGCCCATTCCTACTGGGGAGAGTTTTGAAAAGGAAATTCTTGCAGATCAACAAAAGGAGGCTACATTTTGCAGACATGAGAGTTTTGGTCGTAATACTTTCTCTCCAATGAAGAAGTCCTTGCAAGATCGAGCAAATCATGATTTTACATTTCATCATGGGCCTATTGACAAAAATGAAATCTCCAGAGTAGTACATCAACCAG AATCTTCTCATGGAAATGAGGAAGATGGGACTGAAGTAAAGCAAATTGTGCATGAAAAGATTAATGAGAGATCAAGATCTTCATCTTCCTCAGAAGAAGATATACCATTGTCTGGGGCTGACAAAGATAAACTTTTGAAATCTCTCTCTTCCCTGGCTCAGAAGGACACAGATTCAGAAAGAGATGAAGAAGTTCATGTTCCATATAATACTGATAGACTTCTGTATGAAAAGACTGCAGGCAATTCCTTTTTCGGTGAGAAGCGCGCGTTGCATGCTCCTAGCAATTCTTTAGCCTCAGACCTGCAGGTGGAGGTTTCAGAGGTTGGTTCGCCACATAGCACCTCATCAAACgaaaaatctaatatttttgatgattatGTCAACAAAGAAGTTACATCTGGCGGTGAAGATATGAATGAATCAAATATGAGGGAAATAAATGAAGTGAGTGAGAAAGATATCACTGATGCCGGGGTCTCAAGTACTAACCACAACTTAGATTCTAATGCATCAGACTTGCAACCTGAAAAAGTTGTTCAACAAGAGGAAAGTAGCTCTCACTCGCAACCTTCACACTCAGCTGACAGCATTCAAGGCCAGACCACTGATGTTCAGCCAGACCATCACGCTTCATCTGATGCTCCAGATGCACCTTCAAAAAATGATTTAGAAGATTCAGCAAAAGAAGTGATAGCTAATACATCTACTTTTGATAAGTTAAAG GAAGCATATCCTGAAGAAGTCAATGTTGTTGAAGAATCTGTTGTACATAACAATGATGCGAGTGAGAGTTCAAAGTCCCGTGAAGTCATAGAACCTGAGGCCATAGCAGGAGTTTCAGCACCAGTTGAGGGAATCAATAGTGAATCCTTAAAAGAAGTTTCTGATGAAAAA GATCCATCCTTGCTACAGGATATCCCCACTCAAGATCGTGAAGAAGGCAATGCTAGTAGTCATAATGACAAATCAGTGACCATTGAAAACGAAACACATTCAAAatcagaatctgctaaagaGTCAGGGAGTGATGACAAAACCATTGTTGTTGAAAGTGACTCGACTTTAATACCAAATGAAGCAGTCGTTGCTTCAGAACAAGTTGACCTAAATGGCGATTCAGGCAAAACTATGGGTCATATGGAAGTTAAG GAACAATTAGATCCTCATCAAGGAGACTTGACCGTAGAAGGCAATATCGTTTCCAATGACAATGAAACAGCAAATAGTGCAGCAGAAGAGGACATAAGACCTGCTAGTGAAGCAACGAAAAAGGATGACAatgaaacaataaaaaatagtgCAGCAGAAGAGACCGCAAGTGAAGCATCAAAGGATGACAATGAAACAGTAAATAGTGTTCCAGAAGCGAATGAGAAAGAACCAGCAAGTGTTGAAGAAACAAAGAGTAGGACCTGGAAATTTTTCTGA